From one Parambassis ranga chromosome 5, fParRan2.1, whole genome shotgun sequence genomic stretch:
- the znf740a gene encoding gastrula zinc finger protein XlCGF57.1 isoform X12 — translation MSHLPSSSVRDHMKWAGLLGCEAVLSSMALMQASSMAAPPKKMMAPLGHGPPQREGPDRAPQSHMILPSGMSCPPLLIRKEGEFQAPRLLDEKEMRANEDMQQKKKNRKSVTPCKVREQEGRGGKGAGDENGPSSKVQKNFICDHCYGAFRSGYHLKRHILIHTGEKPYACAVCDMRFIQRYHLERHSLIHTGVKPYACSMCDMRFFQRYHLERHKLTHTGVKPYACSMCDMRFFQRYHLARHSLTHTGVKPYACSMCDMRFFQRYHLARHSLTHTGVKPYACSMCDMRFFQRYHLARHTLTHTGVKPYACSMCDMRFFQRYHLARHSLTHTGVKPYACTMCDMRFIQRYQLERHSLTHTGVKPYACTMCDKRFFQRYHLARHSLTHMGVKPYACTMCDMKFFQRYHLARHSLTHTGVKPYACTMCDKRFFQRYHLARHSLTHMGVKPFACTVCDMRFVQRYHLARHSLTHTGVKPYACTMCDKRFFQRYHLARHSLTHMGVKPFACTMCDMRFVQRYHLARHSLTHTGVKPYACSMCDMRFIQRNHLERHSLTHTGEKPFACDMCDMRFIQRYHLERHKRVHSGEKPYQCERCQQNFSRTDRLLRHRRLCQGRGVAKVENQPCCEPRPYPQEPPPAPPTWSPLHPPPGRLAV, via the exons ATGTCACATCTGCCCAGCAGCTCAGTCCGCGACCATATGAAATGg GCAGGGCTGCTTGGCTGCGAAGCTGTCCTCTCCAGTATGGCCCTGATGCAGGCCAGCTCCATGGCAGCTCCACCCAAGAAAATGATGGCTCCGCTTGGCCATGGACcaccacagagagagggacCTGATCGTGCTCCCCAGAGCCATATGATCCTTCCATCTGGAATGAGCTGTCCACCCCTG cTCATCCGGAAGGAAGGTGAATTCCAAGCTCCCCGCCTGCTGGATGAAAAGGAGATGAGGGCCAACGAGGacatgcagcagaaaaaaaagaacaggaaaTCAGTAACGCCCTGTAAAGTGAGAGAACAAGAAGGAAGGGGAGGGAAG GGCGCAGGGGATGAGAATGGCCCATCATCCAAAGTGcagaaaaactttatttgtgATCACTGTTACGGAGCGTTTAGAAGTGGATACCACCTGAAGAGACACATCCTCATTCATACAG GGGAGAAGCCATATGCTTGTGCCGTATGTGACATGAGGTTTATTCAGCGTTACCACCTGGAGAGACACAGCCTCATTCACACGG gggtgAAGCCGTACGCTTGTTCCATGTGTGACATGAGGTTTTTCCAGCGTTACCACCTGGAGAGACACAAACTCACTCATACGG GGGTGAAGCCGTACGCTTGCTCCATGTGTGACATGAGGTTCTTCCAACGTTACCATCTGGCAAGACACAGCCTCACTCATACTG GGGTGAAGCCGTACGCTTGCTCCATGTGTGACATGAGGTTCTTCCAACGTTACCATCTGGCAAGACACAGCCTCACTCATACTG gggtgAAGCCATATGCTTGCTCCATGTGTGACATGAGATTTTTCCAGAGATATCACCTGGCAAGACACACTCTCACCCACACGG GGGTGAAGCCATACGCTTGCTCCATGTGTGACATGAGGTTCTTCCAGCGTTACCATTTGGCAAGACACAGCCTCACTCATACTG GGGTGAAGCCCTATGCTTGTACTATGTGTGACATGAGGTTTATACAACGTTACCAACTGGAGAGACACAGTCTTACTCATACAG GGGTGAAGCCGTACGCTTGCACCATGTGTGACAAGAGGTTTTTTCAGCGCTACCATCTGGCGAGACACAGCCTCACTCATATGG GTGTGAAACCTTATGCTTGCACCATGTGTGACATGAAGTTTTTTCAACGTTACCACCTGGCAAGACACAGCCTCACTCATACGG GTGTGAAACCTTATGCTTGCACCATGTGTGACAAGAGGTTTTTTCAGCGCTACCACCTGGCGAGACACAGCCTCACTCATATGG GTGTGAAACCTTTTGCTTGTACCGTGTGTGACATGAGGTTTGTTCAGCGTTACCACCTGGCGAGACACAGCCTCACTCATACGG GTGTGAAACCTTATGCTTGCACCATGTGTGACAAGAGGTTTTTTCAGCGCTACCACCTGGCGAGACACAGCCTCACTCATATGG GTGTGAAACCATTTGCTTGTACCATGTGTGACATGAGGTTTGTCCAGCGTTACCACCTGGCGAGACACAGCCTCACTCATACGG gggtgAAGCCGTATGCTTGTTCCATGTGTGACATGAGGTTTATTCAGCGTAACCACCTGGAGAGACACAGCCTCACTCATACGG GAGAGAAGCCATTTGCTTGTGACATGTGTGATATGAGGTTTATTCAGCGCTACCACCTTGAGAGACACAAACGTGTCCATAGTGGGGAGAAGCCTTACCAGTGCGAACGATGCCAGCAG AACTTTTCACGCACAGACCGGCTGTTACGGCATCGGCGGTTGTGCCAGGGTCGTGGCGTAGCCAAAGTAGAGAACCAGCCGTGCTGCGAACCACGCCCCTATCCCCAAGAACCCCCACCAGCACCCCCAACCTGGAGTCCCCTGCATCCACCCCCAGGTCGGTTGGCTGTCTGA
- the znf740a gene encoding gastrula zinc finger protein XlCGF57.1 isoform X4, with product MSHLPSSSVRDHMKWAGLLGCEAVLSSMALMQASSMAAPPKKMMAPLGHGPPQREGPDRAPQSHMILPSGMSCPPLLIRKEGEFQAPRLLDEKEMRANEDMQQKKKNRKSVTPCKVREQEGRGGKGAGDENGPSSKVQKNFICDHCYGAFRSGYHLKRHILIHTGVKPYACSMCDMRFFQRYHLERHKLTHTGVKPYACSMCDMRFFQRYHLARHSLTHTGVKPYACSMCDMRFFQRYHLARHSLTHTGVKPYACSMCDMRFFQRYHLARHTLTHTGTRVKPYACSMCDMRFFQRYHLARHTLTHTGVKPYACSMCDMRFFQRYHLARHSLTHTGVKPYACTMCDMRFIQRYQLERHSLTHTGVKPYACTMCDKRFFQRYHLARHSLTHMGVKPYACTMCDMKFFQRYHLARHSLTHTGVKPYACTMCDKRFFQRYHLARHSLTHMGVKPFACTVCDMRFVQRYHLARHSLTHTGVKPYACTMCDKRFFQRYHLARHSLTHMGVKPFACTMCDMRFVQRYHLARHSLTHTGVKPYACSMCDMRFIQRNHLERHSLTHTGEKPFACDMCDMRFIQRYHLERHKRVHSGEKPYQCERCQQNFSRTDRLLRHRRLCQGRGVAKVENQPCCEPRPYPQEPPPAPPTWSPLHPPPGRLAV from the exons ATGTCACATCTGCCCAGCAGCTCAGTCCGCGACCATATGAAATGg GCAGGGCTGCTTGGCTGCGAAGCTGTCCTCTCCAGTATGGCCCTGATGCAGGCCAGCTCCATGGCAGCTCCACCCAAGAAAATGATGGCTCCGCTTGGCCATGGACcaccacagagagagggacCTGATCGTGCTCCCCAGAGCCATATGATCCTTCCATCTGGAATGAGCTGTCCACCCCTG cTCATCCGGAAGGAAGGTGAATTCCAAGCTCCCCGCCTGCTGGATGAAAAGGAGATGAGGGCCAACGAGGacatgcagcagaaaaaaaagaacaggaaaTCAGTAACGCCCTGTAAAGTGAGAGAACAAGAAGGAAGGGGAGGGAAG GGCGCAGGGGATGAGAATGGCCCATCATCCAAAGTGcagaaaaactttatttgtgATCACTGTTACGGAGCGTTTAGAAGTGGATACCACCTGAAGAGACACATCCTCATTCATACAG gggtgAAGCCGTACGCTTGTTCCATGTGTGACATGAGGTTTTTCCAGCGTTACCACCTGGAGAGACACAAACTCACTCATACGG GGGTGAAGCCGTACGCTTGCTCCATGTGTGACATGAGGTTCTTCCAACGTTACCATCTGGCAAGACACAGCCTCACTCATACTG GGGTGAAGCCGTACGCTTGCTCCATGTGTGACATGAGGTTCTTCCAACGTTACCATCTGGCAAGACACAGCCTCACTCATACTG GGGTGAAGCCATACGCTTGCTCCATGTGTGATATGAGATTTTTCCAACGCTACCACTTGGCAAGACACACTCTCACCCACACGGGTACAA gggtgAAGCCATATGCTTGCTCCATGTGTGACATGAGATTTTTCCAGAGATATCACCTGGCAAGACACACTCTCACCCACACGG GGGTGAAGCCATACGCTTGCTCCATGTGTGACATGAGGTTCTTCCAGCGTTACCATTTGGCAAGACACAGCCTCACTCATACTG GGGTGAAGCCCTATGCTTGTACTATGTGTGACATGAGGTTTATACAACGTTACCAACTGGAGAGACACAGTCTTACTCATACAG GGGTGAAGCCGTACGCTTGCACCATGTGTGACAAGAGGTTTTTTCAGCGCTACCATCTGGCGAGACACAGCCTCACTCATATGG GTGTGAAACCTTATGCTTGCACCATGTGTGACATGAAGTTTTTTCAACGTTACCACCTGGCAAGACACAGCCTCACTCATACGG GTGTGAAACCTTATGCTTGCACCATGTGTGACAAGAGGTTTTTTCAGCGCTACCACCTGGCGAGACACAGCCTCACTCATATGG GTGTGAAACCTTTTGCTTGTACCGTGTGTGACATGAGGTTTGTTCAGCGTTACCACCTGGCGAGACACAGCCTCACTCATACGG GTGTGAAACCTTATGCTTGCACCATGTGTGACAAGAGGTTTTTTCAGCGCTACCACCTGGCGAGACACAGCCTCACTCATATGG GTGTGAAACCATTTGCTTGTACCATGTGTGACATGAGGTTTGTCCAGCGTTACCACCTGGCGAGACACAGCCTCACTCATACGG gggtgAAGCCGTATGCTTGTTCCATGTGTGACATGAGGTTTATTCAGCGTAACCACCTGGAGAGACACAGCCTCACTCATACGG GAGAGAAGCCATTTGCTTGTGACATGTGTGATATGAGGTTTATTCAGCGCTACCACCTTGAGAGACACAAACGTGTCCATAGTGGGGAGAAGCCTTACCAGTGCGAACGATGCCAGCAG AACTTTTCACGCACAGACCGGCTGTTACGGCATCGGCGGTTGTGCCAGGGTCGTGGCGTAGCCAAAGTAGAGAACCAGCCGTGCTGCGAACCACGCCCCTATCCCCAAGAACCCCCACCAGCACCCCCAACCTGGAGTCCCCTGCATCCACCCCCAGGTCGGTTGGCTGTCTGA
- the znf740a gene encoding gastrula zinc finger protein XlCGF58.1 isoform X3, whose amino-acid sequence MSHLPSSSVRDHMKWAGLLGCEAVLSSMALMQASSMAAPPKKMMAPLGHGPPQREGPDRAPQSHMILPSGMSCPPLLIRKEGEFQAPRLLDEKEMRANEDMQQKKKNRKSVTPCKGAGDENGPSSKVQKNFICDHCYGAFRSGYHLKRHILIHTGEKPYACAVCDMRFIQRYHLERHSLIHTGVKPYACSMCDMRFFQRYHLERHKLTHTGVKPYACSMCDMRFFQRYHLARHSLTHTGVKPYACSMCDMRFFQRYHLARHSLTHTGVKPYACSMCDMRFFQRYHLARHTLTHTGTRVKPYACSMCDMRFFQRYHLARHTLTHTGVKPYACSMCDMRFFQRYHLARHSLTHTGVKPYACTMCDMRFIQRYQLERHSLTHTGVKPYACTMCDKRFFQRYHLARHSLTHMGVKPYACTMCDMKFFQRYHLARHSLTHTGVKPYACTMCDKRFFQRYHLARHSLTHMGVKPFACTVCDMRFVQRYHLARHSLTHTGVKPYACTMCDKRFFQRYHLARHSLTHMGVKPFACTMCDMRFVQRYHLARHSLTHTGVKPYACSMCDMRFIQRNHLERHSLTHTGEKPFACDMCDMRFIQRYHLERHKRVHSGEKPYQCERCQQNFSRTDRLLRHRRLCQGRGVAKVENQPCCEPRPYPQEPPPAPPTWSPLHPPPGRLAV is encoded by the exons ATGTCACATCTGCCCAGCAGCTCAGTCCGCGACCATATGAAATGg GCAGGGCTGCTTGGCTGCGAAGCTGTCCTCTCCAGTATGGCCCTGATGCAGGCCAGCTCCATGGCAGCTCCACCCAAGAAAATGATGGCTCCGCTTGGCCATGGACcaccacagagagagggacCTGATCGTGCTCCCCAGAGCCATATGATCCTTCCATCTGGAATGAGCTGTCCACCCCTG cTCATCCGGAAGGAAGGTGAATTCCAAGCTCCCCGCCTGCTGGATGAAAAGGAGATGAGGGCCAACGAGGacatgcagcagaaaaaaaagaacaggaaaTCAGTAACGCCCTGTAAA GGCGCAGGGGATGAGAATGGCCCATCATCCAAAGTGcagaaaaactttatttgtgATCACTGTTACGGAGCGTTTAGAAGTGGATACCACCTGAAGAGACACATCCTCATTCATACAG GGGAGAAGCCATATGCTTGTGCCGTATGTGACATGAGGTTTATTCAGCGTTACCACCTGGAGAGACACAGCCTCATTCACACGG gggtgAAGCCGTACGCTTGTTCCATGTGTGACATGAGGTTTTTCCAGCGTTACCACCTGGAGAGACACAAACTCACTCATACGG GGGTGAAGCCGTACGCTTGCTCCATGTGTGACATGAGGTTCTTCCAACGTTACCATCTGGCAAGACACAGCCTCACTCATACTG GGGTGAAGCCGTACGCTTGCTCCATGTGTGACATGAGGTTCTTCCAACGTTACCATCTGGCAAGACACAGCCTCACTCATACTG GGGTGAAGCCATACGCTTGCTCCATGTGTGATATGAGATTTTTCCAACGCTACCACTTGGCAAGACACACTCTCACCCACACGGGTACAA gggtgAAGCCATATGCTTGCTCCATGTGTGACATGAGATTTTTCCAGAGATATCACCTGGCAAGACACACTCTCACCCACACGG GGGTGAAGCCATACGCTTGCTCCATGTGTGACATGAGGTTCTTCCAGCGTTACCATTTGGCAAGACACAGCCTCACTCATACTG GGGTGAAGCCCTATGCTTGTACTATGTGTGACATGAGGTTTATACAACGTTACCAACTGGAGAGACACAGTCTTACTCATACAG GGGTGAAGCCGTACGCTTGCACCATGTGTGACAAGAGGTTTTTTCAGCGCTACCATCTGGCGAGACACAGCCTCACTCATATGG GTGTGAAACCTTATGCTTGCACCATGTGTGACATGAAGTTTTTTCAACGTTACCACCTGGCAAGACACAGCCTCACTCATACGG GTGTGAAACCTTATGCTTGCACCATGTGTGACAAGAGGTTTTTTCAGCGCTACCACCTGGCGAGACACAGCCTCACTCATATGG GTGTGAAACCTTTTGCTTGTACCGTGTGTGACATGAGGTTTGTTCAGCGTTACCACCTGGCGAGACACAGCCTCACTCATACGG GTGTGAAACCTTATGCTTGCACCATGTGTGACAAGAGGTTTTTTCAGCGCTACCACCTGGCGAGACACAGCCTCACTCATATGG GTGTGAAACCATTTGCTTGTACCATGTGTGACATGAGGTTTGTCCAGCGTTACCACCTGGCGAGACACAGCCTCACTCATACGG gggtgAAGCCGTATGCTTGTTCCATGTGTGACATGAGGTTTATTCAGCGTAACCACCTGGAGAGACACAGCCTCACTCATACGG GAGAGAAGCCATTTGCTTGTGACATGTGTGATATGAGGTTTATTCAGCGCTACCACCTTGAGAGACACAAACGTGTCCATAGTGGGGAGAAGCCTTACCAGTGCGAACGATGCCAGCAG AACTTTTCACGCACAGACCGGCTGTTACGGCATCGGCGGTTGTGCCAGGGTCGTGGCGTAGCCAAAGTAGAGAACCAGCCGTGCTGCGAACCACGCCCCTATCCCCAAGAACCCCCACCAGCACCCCCAACCTGGAGTCCCCTGCATCCACCCCCAGGTCGGTTGGCTGTCTGA
- the znf740a gene encoding gastrula zinc finger protein XlCGF57.1 isoform X16 yields MSHLPSSSVRDHMKWAGLLGCEAVLSSMALMQASSMAAPPKKMMAPLGHGPPQREGPDRAPQSHMILPSGMSCPPLLIRKEGEFQAPRLLDEKEMRANEDMQQKKKNRKSVTPCKVREQEGRGGKGAGDENGPSSKVQKNFICDHCYGAFRSGYHLKRHILIHTGEKPYACAVCDMRFIQRYHLERHSLIHTGVKPYACSMCDMRFFQRYHLERHKLTHTGVKPYACSMCDMRFFQRYHLARHSLTHTGVKPYACSMCDMRFFQRYHLARHSLTHTGVKPYACSMCDMRFFQRYHLARHTLTHTGTRVKPYACSMCDMRFFQRYHLARHTLTHTGVKPYACSMCDMRFFQRYHLARHSLTHTGVKPYACTMCDMRFIQRYQLERHSLTHTGVKPYACTMCDKRFFQRYHLARHSLTHMGVKPFACTVCDMRFVQRYHLARHSLTHTGVKPYACTMCDKRFFQRYHLARHSLTHMGVKPFACTMCDMRFVQRYHLARHSLTHTGVKPYACSMCDMRFIQRNHLERHSLTHTGEKPFACDMCDMRFIQRYHLERHKRVHSGEKPYQCERCQQNFSRTDRLLRHRRLCQGRGVAKVENQPCCEPRPYPQEPPPAPPTWSPLHPPPGRLAV; encoded by the exons ATGTCACATCTGCCCAGCAGCTCAGTCCGCGACCATATGAAATGg GCAGGGCTGCTTGGCTGCGAAGCTGTCCTCTCCAGTATGGCCCTGATGCAGGCCAGCTCCATGGCAGCTCCACCCAAGAAAATGATGGCTCCGCTTGGCCATGGACcaccacagagagagggacCTGATCGTGCTCCCCAGAGCCATATGATCCTTCCATCTGGAATGAGCTGTCCACCCCTG cTCATCCGGAAGGAAGGTGAATTCCAAGCTCCCCGCCTGCTGGATGAAAAGGAGATGAGGGCCAACGAGGacatgcagcagaaaaaaaagaacaggaaaTCAGTAACGCCCTGTAAAGTGAGAGAACAAGAAGGAAGGGGAGGGAAG GGCGCAGGGGATGAGAATGGCCCATCATCCAAAGTGcagaaaaactttatttgtgATCACTGTTACGGAGCGTTTAGAAGTGGATACCACCTGAAGAGACACATCCTCATTCATACAG GGGAGAAGCCATATGCTTGTGCCGTATGTGACATGAGGTTTATTCAGCGTTACCACCTGGAGAGACACAGCCTCATTCACACGG gggtgAAGCCGTACGCTTGTTCCATGTGTGACATGAGGTTTTTCCAGCGTTACCACCTGGAGAGACACAAACTCACTCATACGG GGGTGAAGCCGTACGCTTGCTCCATGTGTGACATGAGGTTCTTCCAACGTTACCATCTGGCAAGACACAGCCTCACTCATACTG GGGTGAAGCCGTACGCTTGCTCCATGTGTGACATGAGGTTCTTCCAACGTTACCATCTGGCAAGACACAGCCTCACTCATACTG GGGTGAAGCCATACGCTTGCTCCATGTGTGATATGAGATTTTTCCAACGCTACCACTTGGCAAGACACACTCTCACCCACACGGGTACAA gggtgAAGCCATATGCTTGCTCCATGTGTGACATGAGATTTTTCCAGAGATATCACCTGGCAAGACACACTCTCACCCACACGG GGGTGAAGCCATACGCTTGCTCCATGTGTGACATGAGGTTCTTCCAGCGTTACCATTTGGCAAGACACAGCCTCACTCATACTG GGGTGAAGCCCTATGCTTGTACTATGTGTGACATGAGGTTTATACAACGTTACCAACTGGAGAGACACAGTCTTACTCATACAG GGGTGAAGCCGTACGCTTGCACCATGTGTGACAAGAGGTTTTTTCAGCGCTACCATCTGGCGAGACACAGCCTCACTCATATGG GTGTGAAACCTTTTGCTTGTACCGTGTGTGACATGAGGTTTGTTCAGCGTTACCACCTGGCGAGACACAGCCTCACTCATACGG GTGTGAAACCTTATGCTTGCACCATGTGTGACAAGAGGTTTTTTCAGCGCTACCACCTGGCGAGACACAGCCTCACTCATATGG GTGTGAAACCATTTGCTTGTACCATGTGTGACATGAGGTTTGTCCAGCGTTACCACCTGGCGAGACACAGCCTCACTCATACGG gggtgAAGCCGTATGCTTGTTCCATGTGTGACATGAGGTTTATTCAGCGTAACCACCTGGAGAGACACAGCCTCACTCATACGG GAGAGAAGCCATTTGCTTGTGACATGTGTGATATGAGGTTTATTCAGCGCTACCACCTTGAGAGACACAAACGTGTCCATAGTGGGGAGAAGCCTTACCAGTGCGAACGATGCCAGCAG AACTTTTCACGCACAGACCGGCTGTTACGGCATCGGCGGTTGTGCCAGGGTCGTGGCGTAGCCAAAGTAGAGAACCAGCCGTGCTGCGAACCACGCCCCTATCCCCAAGAACCCCCACCAGCACCCCCAACCTGGAGTCCCCTGCATCCACCCCCAGGTCGGTTGGCTGTCTGA
- the znf740a gene encoding gastrula zinc finger protein XlCGF57.1 isoform X28, protein MSHLPSSSVRDHMKWAGLLGCEAVLSSMALMQASSMAAPPKKMMAPLGHGPPQREGPDRAPQSHMILPSGMSCPPLLIRKEGEFQAPRLLDEKEMRANEDMQQKKKNRKSVTPCKVREQEGRGGKGAGDENGPSSKVQKNFICDHCYGAFRSGYHLKRHILIHTGVKPYACSMCDMRFFQRYHLARHTLTHTGVKPYACSMCDMRFFQRYHLARHSLTHTGVKPYACTMCDMRFIQRYQLERHSLTHTGVKPYACTMCDKRFFQRYHLARHSLTHMGVKPYACTMCDMKFFQRYHLARHSLTHTGVKPYACTMCDKRFFQRYHLARHSLTHMGVKPFACTVCDMRFVQRYHLARHSLTHTGVKPYACTMCDKRFFQRYHLARHSLTHMGVKPFACTMCDMRFVQRYHLARHSLTHTGVKPYACSMCDMRFIQRNHLERHSLTHTGEKPFACDMCDMRFIQRYHLERHKRVHSGEKPYQCERCQQNFSRTDRLLRHRRLCQGRGVAKVENQPCCEPRPYPQEPPPAPPTWSPLHPPPGRLAV, encoded by the exons ATGTCACATCTGCCCAGCAGCTCAGTCCGCGACCATATGAAATGg GCAGGGCTGCTTGGCTGCGAAGCTGTCCTCTCCAGTATGGCCCTGATGCAGGCCAGCTCCATGGCAGCTCCACCCAAGAAAATGATGGCTCCGCTTGGCCATGGACcaccacagagagagggacCTGATCGTGCTCCCCAGAGCCATATGATCCTTCCATCTGGAATGAGCTGTCCACCCCTG cTCATCCGGAAGGAAGGTGAATTCCAAGCTCCCCGCCTGCTGGATGAAAAGGAGATGAGGGCCAACGAGGacatgcagcagaaaaaaaagaacaggaaaTCAGTAACGCCCTGTAAAGTGAGAGAACAAGAAGGAAGGGGAGGGAAG GGCGCAGGGGATGAGAATGGCCCATCATCCAAAGTGcagaaaaactttatttgtgATCACTGTTACGGAGCGTTTAGAAGTGGATACCACCTGAAGAGACACATCCTCATTCATACAG gggtgAAGCCATATGCTTGCTCCATGTGTGACATGAGATTTTTCCAGAGATATCACCTGGCAAGACACACTCTCACCCACACGG GGGTGAAGCCATACGCTTGCTCCATGTGTGACATGAGGTTCTTCCAGCGTTACCATTTGGCAAGACACAGCCTCACTCATACTG GGGTGAAGCCCTATGCTTGTACTATGTGTGACATGAGGTTTATACAACGTTACCAACTGGAGAGACACAGTCTTACTCATACAG GGGTGAAGCCGTACGCTTGCACCATGTGTGACAAGAGGTTTTTTCAGCGCTACCATCTGGCGAGACACAGCCTCACTCATATGG GTGTGAAACCTTATGCTTGCACCATGTGTGACATGAAGTTTTTTCAACGTTACCACCTGGCAAGACACAGCCTCACTCATACGG GTGTGAAACCTTATGCTTGCACCATGTGTGACAAGAGGTTTTTTCAGCGCTACCACCTGGCGAGACACAGCCTCACTCATATGG GTGTGAAACCTTTTGCTTGTACCGTGTGTGACATGAGGTTTGTTCAGCGTTACCACCTGGCGAGACACAGCCTCACTCATACGG GTGTGAAACCTTATGCTTGCACCATGTGTGACAAGAGGTTTTTTCAGCGCTACCACCTGGCGAGACACAGCCTCACTCATATGG GTGTGAAACCATTTGCTTGTACCATGTGTGACATGAGGTTTGTCCAGCGTTACCACCTGGCGAGACACAGCCTCACTCATACGG gggtgAAGCCGTATGCTTGTTCCATGTGTGACATGAGGTTTATTCAGCGTAACCACCTGGAGAGACACAGCCTCACTCATACGG GAGAGAAGCCATTTGCTTGTGACATGTGTGATATGAGGTTTATTCAGCGCTACCACCTTGAGAGACACAAACGTGTCCATAGTGGGGAGAAGCCTTACCAGTGCGAACGATGCCAGCAG AACTTTTCACGCACAGACCGGCTGTTACGGCATCGGCGGTTGTGCCAGGGTCGTGGCGTAGCCAAAGTAGAGAACCAGCCGTGCTGCGAACCACGCCCCTATCCCCAAGAACCCCCACCAGCACCCCCAACCTGGAGTCCCCTGCATCCACCCCCAGGTCGGTTGGCTGTCTGA